Proteins encoded in a region of the Mucispirillum schaedleri ASF457 genome:
- the cbiG gene encoding cobalt-precorrin 5A hydrolase, whose amino-acid sequence MDKIYIISFTQKGAELSLKLHKIYPDALLYGKYPFDNIKMLEKDIKSFTADIFYESRAVIFISAVGIAVRAVAPLIVSKNKDAAVIVLDDNGRYVIPVLSGHIGGANEMALKIAEYINAEPVITTATDINNKFAVDVWAEKNNLYIDDITMIKEVSSRLLRNEKIGFVSEYQVSGIMPDGIVADMQQECGIVIADNLEIKPYPYTMQLIPKEYVLGIGARKDAEYNYLKDFIERVLKENNIDKRKILAIASIDIKKDEKAILKLSKYLNVPFVTYSAKQLTDMQGDFTSSNFVKKITGVDNVCERAVKCFNGSEIIVKKLCENGFTLSIGHKLWQGSF is encoded by the coding sequence ATGGATAAAATATATATAATATCATTTACACAAAAAGGGGCAGAATTAAGTTTAAAACTGCATAAAATATATCCTGATGCACTGCTTTATGGCAAATATCCATTTGATAATATAAAAATGCTTGAAAAAGACATAAAATCGTTTACAGCAGATATTTTTTATGAAAGCAGGGCAGTGATATTTATATCAGCTGTTGGGATAGCTGTGCGTGCAGTTGCTCCACTTATAGTGTCAAAAAATAAAGATGCAGCAGTTATTGTTTTAGATGATAATGGCAGATATGTTATACCTGTGCTTTCCGGTCATATTGGCGGAGCTAATGAAATGGCTTTAAAAATTGCAGAGTATATAAATGCAGAGCCAGTGATAACTACTGCAACAGATATAAATAATAAATTTGCAGTAGATGTATGGGCAGAAAAAAATAATTTATATATTGATGATATAACTATGATAAAAGAAGTATCATCAAGGCTTCTGAGAAATGAAAAGATAGGGTTTGTTTCAGAATATCAAGTATCAGGCATAATGCCTGATGGTATAGTTGCGGATATGCAGCAGGAATGCGGAATAGTGATAGCCGATAATTTAGAGATTAAGCCATACCCTTATACAATGCAGCTTATACCAAAAGAGTATGTTTTAGGGATAGGTGCCAGAAAAGATGCAGAATATAATTATTTAAAAGATTTTATAGAAAGAGTATTGAAAGAAAATAATATAGATAAAAGAAAAATACTTGCAATAGCAAGCATTGATATTAAAAAAGATGAAAAAGCTATATTAAAGCTTTCAAAATATTTAAATGTGCCTTTTGTTACATATTCTGCAAAGCAGCTTACAGATATGCAGGGAGATTTTACATCTTCAAATTTTGTAAAAAAAATTACTGGTGTAGATAATGTGTGTGAAAGGGCAGTGAAATGTTTTAATGGCAGTGAAATTATAGTAAAGAAGCTATGTGAGAATGGATTTACTTTATCAATAGGCCATAAATTATGGCAGGGAAGTTTTTAA